A stretch of Porites lutea chromosome 5, jaPorLute2.1, whole genome shotgun sequence DNA encodes these proteins:
- the LOC140937433 gene encoding E3 ubiquitin-protein ligase TRIM45-like, with the protein METLLKNLKKYVECSICLESFTEPKTIACLHTFCCECLKKHALTSQRDGQFRCPECQTQIAIPKGNRFDQLPTSFLHNSLLSLLAFQQSGDGSQISCKVCTKKSAELSYCFGCEMLLCQVCLQAHEMFQTTAFSGHKVTSVKQFQVEDYEALLKKKAFCAEKYHEKEVTRFYCRVCETCICQICLSMEHKTHEIELLDKAADEERAKILAGVESIRQKHQMCSDIIPQFEETAANLEANIARAKRQVSQSAEQMIAVIREREREAITTLENTRVSRMQKLDGVKKQVQQLEKQIKQAAKFASELAQRSSSADIIGNRKNLQERFEELRKTEMPDLPAGSFVKFVSTCKLDTLSLGIIKSTETDPNKSTIEGLKQTFQAGVEAEISVCPKTSEEQISNKQHGDHVEVQVEPADQLASLIVNEGNDEAGGNFQVKFVPKLPGFYHISAKINGDSLSQSPFTIEVQERKLEVDDELHLQNQTLQKPTGVAVSSKGLIAIADYEKNCILICDKDGKIVRQLGCKGEKPGQLHCPTDVTFINDDEILVADELNHRVQQFNVHSAQNFVNSFGRYGKGDGNFHSPTSVCMDDEGGIIVSDFNNHRVQVLTRDGAPILIFGDSGPEKLNNPVGCVCYKNMFIVADSLNSCLKVFNSSGNFLRKIGEKGNADGQFLTPYGVCVDQHGNILVSDKDSGRVQQFTIEGQFIGKTVTKLTWPWGMATMPDGRILVCDFSAKKVIFLK; encoded by the coding sequence ATGGAGACTCTGCTAAAAAACCTCAAAAAGTACGTTGAGTGTTCGATTTGCTTAGAAAGTTTCACCGAGCCGAAAACCATAGCGTGTCTTCACACTTTCTGCTGTGAATGTCTGAAGAAACACGCGCTTACGAGTCAGAGAGATGGTCAGTTTCGCTGCCCTGAATGCCAGACACAAATAGCCATTCCCAAAGGAAACAGATTCGATCAGTTACCGACCAGTTTTCTGCACAATAGCTTATTAAGCCTTCTCGCTTTTCAACAAAGTGGCGATGGAAGTCAGATCAGCTGCAAAGTTTGCACAAAAAAGAGCGCTGAATTAAGTTATTGTTTCGGGTGCGAGATGTTGCTTTGTCAAGTGTGTCTCCAGGCGCATGAGATGTTTCAAACTACAGCTTTCTCAGGACACAAGGTGACGTCGGTCAAACAGTTTCAAGTAGAAGATTACGAAGCTTTGCTAAAGAAAAAGGCATTCTGCGCTGAGAAGTACCACGAGAAAGAGGTAACAAGGTTTTACTGTCGCGTATGCGAAACTTGTATTTGTCAAATATGCTTAAGTATGGAACACAAGACTCATGAAATAGAGCTGCTCGACAAGGCAGCGGATGAagaaagagccaaaattttggCGGGAGTTGAATCAATACGACAAAAACACCAAATGTGCAGCGATATTATCCCTCAATTCGAGGAGACAGCCGCCAATCTTGAAGCTAATATCGCAAGGGCTAAACGCCAAGTGTCTCAATCAGCCGAGCAAATGATCGCTGTGATTCGCGAACGCGAACGCGAGGCAATTACCACGCTCGAGAACACACGCGTGTCCCGAATGCAGAAGTTGGATGGCGTGAAGAAACAAGTTCAACAGCTAGAAAAACAGATCAAACAAGCAGCAAAGTTTGCAAGTGAACTAGCTCAGAGAAGCTCGAGTGCAGACATTATAGGAAACAGAAAGAATTTACAGGAAAGATTTGAAGAGCTTCGCAAAACTGAAATGCCCGATCTGCCTGCTGGTTCGTTTGTAAAGTTCGTGTCAACTTGTAAGCTAGATACTTTGAGTCTCGGCATAATAAAATCAACCGAGACAGACCCAAACAAATCAACAATTGAAGGACTGAAACAAACTTTTCAAGCTGGCGTTGAAGCAGAGATTTCGGTTTGCCCAAAGACAAGCGAAGAACAGATCAGTAACAAACAACATGGGGATCACGTTGAGGTTCAAGTGGAACCTGCTGACCAACTGGCAAGTTTGATCGTCAACGAAGGGAACGATGAAGCAGGCGGAAATTTCCAAGTGAAATTTGTTCCTAAACTGCCGGGTTTTTACCACATCTCAGCAAAAATAAATGGCGACAGCCTTTCTCAAAGTCCCTTCACTATCGAGGTACAGGAACGAAAGCTGGAAGTTGATGATGAGTTACACTTGCAAAATCAAACTCTGCAAAAGCCAACTGGTGTTGCAGTGAGTAGTAAAGGATTAATCGCCATAGCAGACTACGAGAAGAACTGTATTCTAATATGTGATAAAGACGGAAAGATTGTGCGACAACTGGGTTGCAAGGGAGAGAAACCTGGGCAGCTTCACTGTCCAACTGACGTGACATTCATCAATGATGATGAGATTTTAGTGGCAGATGAATTGAATCACCGAGTACAGCAGTTCAACGTGCACTCGGCGCAGAACTTTGTAAACAGCTTTGGACGGTATGGGAAAGGAGATGGGAATTTTCACAGTCCAACAAGTGTTTGTATGGATGATGAAGGAGGCATAATTGTATCTGACTTTAACAACCACCGCGTTCAGGTTTTGACAAGGGATGGTGCACCCATTTTGATATTTGGAGATAGCGGCCCGGAAAAACTTAACAATCCTGTGGGCTGTGTCTGTTACAAAAACATGTTTATAGTTGCTGATAGTTTGAACAGCTGTTTGAAAGTATTTAATTCTTCAGGGAACTTTTTGCGTAAGATTGGAGAAAAAGGCAATGCAGACGGACAGTTTTTAACGCCGTATGGAGTGTGTGTAGACCAACATGGAAATATTTTGGTCAGTGACAAAGACAGTGGTCGCGTGCAACAGTTCACTATAGAGGGTCAATTTATTGGGAAAACTGTTACCAAGTTAACATGGCCATGGGGTATGGCTACAATGCCTGATGGTCGTATTTTAGTTTGTGACTTCAGTGCCAAAAAGGttattttcttgaaataa
- the LOC140938830 gene encoding uncharacterized protein, with product MVKTGVFLWCAPRCVATAVERSVRTLQNGKVFHEPFLTLFYYSPERKSPRPACAQSLQAFSQSSYQSVSKMLQQQEFDGKEFVFIKDMAYCVEGKFDIFLEDGFKNFKHTFMIRDPKKAVSSLFKLSTNPELAGWDYFDPAETGFRQLFELYQFIDRHVHKNPVVVDAEDLLRFPNEIMQSYCEAVGLPFDERMISWQPGPVAEWGPCTAWHDEVMNSAGFLPPQENTGEPTDLPPEVVSAVEECLPYYKKLAALRILPKQR from the coding sequence atGGTGAAAACAGGCGTGTTTCTATGGTGTGCTCCTCGTTGCGTAGCAACAGCGGTTGAGAGGTCTGTCAGGACCCTTCAGAACGGAAAGGTATTCCATGAGCCCTTCCTGACACTCTTCTATTATAGTCCCGAAAGAAAAAGCCCGAGACCCGCGTGTGCCCAGTCTTTGCAGGCGTTTTCTCAATCAAGctatcagtcagtcagtaaaaTGCTGCAACAACAAGAATTCGATGGCAAGGAATTTGTCTTCATTAAAGATATGGCGTACTGTGTTGAAGGGAAGTTCGACATCTTTTTGGAAGATGGCTTCAAGAACTTCAAGCATACATTTATGATCCGAGATCCTAAAAAAGCAGTCAGCTCTCTATTCAAGCTCTCGACAAATCCCGAGCTGGCGGGATGGGATTACTTCGATCCAGCAGAGACAGGATTCCGGCAGTTGTTTGAGTTGTACCAGTTCATCGACCGTCACGTTCATAAGAACCCAGTTGTTGTAGATGCAGAGGATCTCCTAAGATTTCCAAACGAAATCATGCAGAGTTACTGTGAGGCAGTTGGACTTCCGTTCGATGAACGCATGATCTCCTGGCAGCCAGGGCCAGTTGCAGAGTGGGGACCCTGTACCGCATGGCATGACGAGGTTATGAACAGCGCAGGATTTTTACCCCCTCAAGAAAACACAGGAGAACCAACTGATCTTCCACCGGAAGTTGTGTCGGCTGTGGAAGAGTGTTTGCCTTATTATAAAAAGCTGGCTGCATTGAGAATTCTTCCCAAGCAGCGTTAG
- the LOC140937731 gene encoding uncharacterized protein yields MPSYCCVPNCNQFGYASPSGKKVNFFNFPKAPLIRKQWIHAIRRDEGKDFVITERTKVCSLHFRPEDLRKTLNGRIYVRDGGVPSKFDWSGPSPKKRKAPTERKPLPVKKKLQLAEEISFDSSPSASVNNEEEVVEEFVEISANEPSTSLELDPPDLERKIAEQSQKIAELEEKLKQSEDEINNLRRENTELNEKLAECERQQQEISSRLFCVDRFTTDGDISFYTGLSSYATFMAIFQFLNPGDDCENIRPRSSVTDVPEDFYDSDSDDEGNFQPTKRGRPRKLKPLDEFFIVLCRLRRGFSEKHLAHLYGVAQSTISRIFIPWINYMYLKLGQICIWPSKEVVQATMPADFKEKFPTTRVIIDCTEVRCEMPSSLLLNSELFSSYKNHVTLKGLVGIAPSGAITFISQLYTGSISDREIVTRSGFLSQAFENGDTVMADKGFTIEDILPLGVKLNIPPFLGANAQMSAEDVIRTQQIAGLRIHVERAINKIKNFLIWKGEIPLSLFSVVNQMWSVCAFLCNAQDPLISE; encoded by the coding sequence ATGCCTTCCTACTGCTGCGTTCCAAACTGCAATCAGTTCGGTTATGCTTCGCCATCAGGAAAGAAGgttaacttttttaactttcctaaaGCGCCGTTGATTCGAAAACAGTGGATACACGCGATTCGTCGAGATGAGGGAAAGGATTTCGTAATTACAGAGCGTACGAAGGTCTGTTCATTACATTTCAGGCCAGAAGATCTTCGAAAGACTTTGAACGGACGGATCTATGTCAGAGACGGTGGTGTGCCTTCCAAATTTGACTGGTCTGGGCCTTCgccgaagaaaagaaaagcccCGACTGAACGAAAACCGCTTCCTGTGAAGAAAAAACTTCAGCTCGCCGAGGAAATAAGCTTCGATTCGTCTCCTTCGGCAAGTGTAAACAATGAAGAAGAAGTCGTCGAGGAATTCGTCGAGATATCAGCCAATGAGCCGAGCACAAGCTTAGAGCTTGACCCCCCAGATCTAGAAAGAAAAATCGCCGAACAGAGCCAAAAAATCGCTGAACTTGAAGAGAAATTAAAGCAGTCGGAGGATGAAATTAACAACCTTCGCCGCGAGAACACTGAATTGAACGAGAAACTTGCTGAGTGCGAGCGCCAACAGCAGGAAATTTCTTCACGTTTATTTTGTGTCGATCGTTTCACTACGGATGGAGACATTTCTTTTTATACAGGACTGTCGAGTTATGCGACTTTTATGGCTATTTTCCAGTTTCTAAATCCTGGAGACGATTGCGAAAACATTCGCCCCAGAAGCAGTGTGACAGATGTCCCTGAAGACTTTTATGATTCAGACTCTGACGATGAGGGCAATTTTCAGCCTACAAAGAGAGGACGTCCCCGAAAGCTAAAGCCTCTGGATGAATTCTTTATTGTGCTTTGCCGTTTGCGAAGAGGATTCTCAGAGAAACATTTGGCCCATCTGTATGGTGTGGCTCAGTCCACTATTAGTCGCATTTTTATACCATGGATCAATTACATGTACTTGAAACTCGGCCAAATTTGCATTTGGCCATCAAAGGAGGTTGTGCAGGCAACCATGCCAGCTGATTTTAAAGAGAAATTTCCAACCACAAGAGTGATCATAGACTGTACTGAGGTGAGGTGTGAAATGCCCAGCAGTTTGCTGCTTAATTCTGAGCTGTTTAGTTCATACAAAAATCACGTCACACTTAAAGGATTAGTGGGTATTGCCCCTAGTGGGGCAATCACATTTATTAGTCAGCTCTACACTGGTAGCATCTCAGACCGGGAAATTGTAACCCGAAGTGGCTTTTTATCACAAGCATTCGAGAATGGGGATACCGTCATGGCCGACAAAGGATTCACAATTGAAGACATCTTGCCCCTTGGCGTGAAATTGAACATTCCACCTTTCCTCGGGGCAAATGCACAAATGTCTGCCGAAGATGTGATAAGAACTCAACAAATTGCTGGGCTGAGAATTCACGTGGAGAGAGCCATAAACAAGATCAAGAACTTCCTCATCTGGAAAGGAGAAATCCCTCTTAGTTTATTTTCAGTTGTCAACCAGATGTGGAGTGTGTGTGCGTTTCTTTGCAACGCACAGGACCCACTTATTTCTGAATAG